Proteins found in one Pseudomonadota bacterium genomic segment:
- the gatE gene encoding Glu-tRNA(Gln) amidotransferase subunit GatE: MDSKLFTQHEKVDWNAIGLKSGLEIHQQLKTDRKLFCRCPAGHFSEKVDAKVLRHMRPTLSELGEYDGTALMEFKTKKNIIYLMDRNTVCTYEMDDTPPFEINRDAIDIGLEIALALKCKIVGEIHVIRKQYLDGSIPTGFQRTAILGVDGEIPFRGRKIGIIQLSVEEDSCREVSDVGHDITFRTDRLSMPLVEVVTHPHMVTPEEVATVTKFLGRIMRSTHRVRRGAGASREDVNVSATGGTRIEIKGVPSISFIPALVGNEALRQRALLELRDELVAAGMTAEGLRHQVYDVAHLFKETRCAVIAGALSRGHVVKAVRVDGMRRALARQVGPSWTFADEIGGRVRVIACLDEPPILIHQGNLAAAGVSGEEWRTVRRRLRAKAEDAVILVRGPVSDVECAIREIVDRVRELFAGIPGETRQVRRDGGTDFERILPGPDRMYPDTDSAPIPVPEAWLTDIKGRMAPPIWETDARLASLGLPPDVVDVLGISPRLPVFDHAVARGVRPLVAGALLTRVWRGLERRGNPVTAIDPKALDDLFAAAAAGEVTADALPALLADLALEPGVPVRALLARREISPLAAAGLAARLDPLLAKVEAPRTRLPAARVRYYMGAVMPSLLGSIAGAAVHKAIAAAVENGR; the protein is encoded by the coding sequence ATGGACAGCAAACTCTTCACGCAGCACGAGAAGGTCGACTGGAACGCGATCGGGCTCAAGAGCGGGCTCGAGATCCACCAGCAGCTCAAGACGGACCGCAAGCTGTTCTGCCGCTGCCCGGCCGGGCACTTCAGCGAGAAGGTCGACGCCAAGGTGCTCCGGCACATGCGGCCGACGCTCTCCGAGCTCGGCGAGTACGACGGCACGGCGCTGATGGAGTTCAAGACCAAGAAGAACATCATCTACCTCATGGATCGCAACACGGTGTGCACGTACGAGATGGACGACACGCCGCCTTTCGAGATCAACCGCGACGCGATCGACATCGGCCTCGAGATCGCGCTCGCGCTCAAGTGCAAGATCGTCGGCGAGATCCACGTCATCCGAAAACAGTACCTCGACGGCTCCATCCCGACTGGCTTCCAGCGGACGGCGATCCTGGGCGTCGACGGCGAGATCCCGTTCAGGGGCCGCAAGATCGGCATCATCCAGCTCAGCGTCGAGGAGGACTCCTGCCGCGAGGTGTCCGACGTCGGCCACGACATCACGTTCCGCACGGATCGCCTGTCGATGCCGCTCGTCGAGGTGGTCACGCACCCGCACATGGTCACGCCCGAGGAGGTCGCGACCGTGACGAAGTTCCTCGGCCGGATCATGCGATCCACGCACCGGGTGCGGCGCGGCGCCGGGGCGTCCCGCGAGGACGTGAACGTCAGCGCGACGGGCGGCACCCGGATCGAGATCAAGGGCGTGCCGAGCATCTCCTTCATCCCCGCGCTCGTCGGCAACGAGGCGCTCAGGCAGCGCGCGCTCCTGGAGCTGCGCGACGAGCTCGTGGCGGCGGGGATGACCGCCGAGGGGCTCAGGCACCAGGTGTACGACGTGGCGCACCTGTTCAAGGAGACGCGCTGCGCCGTCATCGCCGGCGCGCTCTCCCGCGGCCACGTGGTCAAGGCGGTGCGCGTGGACGGGATGCGCCGGGCGCTCGCGCGCCAGGTCGGCCCGAGCTGGACCTTCGCCGACGAGATCGGCGGCCGCGTCCGCGTGATCGCGTGCCTCGACGAGCCGCCGATCCTGATCCACCAGGGCAACCTCGCCGCCGCCGGGGTGTCCGGGGAGGAGTGGCGCACCGTGCGCCGCCGCTTGCGGGCCAAGGCCGAGGACGCCGTGATCCTCGTGCGCGGTCCCGTCTCCGACGTGGAGTGCGCCATCCGCGAGATCGTCGACCGGGTGCGCGAGCTCTTCGCCGGCATCCCGGGCGAGACGCGGCAGGTCCGGCGCGACGGCGGCACGGACTTCGAGCGGATCCTGCCCGGGCCGGACCGCATGTACCCGGACACGGACTCGGCGCCGATACCGGTCCCCGAGGCGTGGCTCACCGACATCAAGGGACGCATGGCGCCGCCGATCTGGGAGACGGACGCGCGGCTCGCCTCCCTGGGCCTGCCGCCGGACGTCGTCGACGTGCTCGGCATCTCGCCCAGGCTCCCGGTGTTCGACCACGCCGTCGCGCGCGGCGTGCGCCCGCTGGTCGCCGGCGCGCTGCTCACGCGCGTGTGGCGCGGGCTTGAGCGGCGCGGGAACCCGGTGACCGCGATCGATCCGAAGGCGCTTGACGACCTGTTCGCCGCCGCGGCCGCGGGCGAGGTGACCGCCGACGCGCTCCCGGCGCTGCTCGCCGATCTCGCGCTCGAGCCCGGCGTCCCCGTGCGGGCGCTGCTCGCCCGGCGCGAGATCTCCCCGCTCGCGGCGGCCGGACTGGCGGCGCGGCTCGATCCGCTGCTCGCGAAGGTCGAGGCGCCCCGCACGCGGCTTCCCGCCGCGCGCGTCCGCTACTACATGGGCGCGGTGATGCCGTCCCTCCTCGGCTCCATCGCAGGCGCCGCCGTCCACAAGGCGATCGCCGCCGCGGTCGAGAACGGGCGATGA
- a CDS encoding LysR family transcriptional regulator: MRVRTKIWLETDDGLPVLGDGRLGILEAIARTGSLSAAARELGMSYRALWGKVRSAEERLGVPLVRGFAGGEHHGGAALTDEARSLVAAFTALRDKAEAAVGKLAAKELKGHLPSR, from the coding sequence ATGCGCGTCCGCACCAAGATCTGGCTGGAGACGGACGACGGGCTGCCGGTGCTCGGCGACGGCCGGCTCGGGATCCTGGAGGCGATCGCGCGCACCGGATCGCTGAGCGCCGCGGCGCGGGAGCTCGGCATGTCGTACCGCGCGCTCTGGGGGAAGGTGCGCTCCGCCGAGGAGCGGCTCGGCGTCCCGCTCGTCCGCGGGTTCGCGGGCGGCGAGCACCACGGCGGGGCGGCGCTGACCGACGAGGCGCGCTCGCTGGTCGCGGCGTTCACGGCGCTGCGCGACAAGGCCGAGGCGGCCGTGGGAAAGCTCGCCGCAAAGGAGCTCAAGGGTCACCTGCCGAGCCGGTGA
- a CDS encoding 2-oxoacid:acceptor oxidoreductase subunit alpha yields MAEPKRKERPAAQLLQGNVAAAEAAIRAGCRFFAGYPITPSSEIMVRMAELLRERGGAFMQMEDEIASICAVAGASWSGAKAMTATSGPGFSLMQEGLGYAYFTETPLVLIDVQRAGPATGQATHVAQGDVMQFRYGSHGDLFPIALVPWSVQEMYDLTIRAFNLAERFRTPVFLAADEAVGHLRENAVLHDDYEVVDRVRFGDGDPFGSADPAGVPVMPAFGDGRALMVTGSTHDPKGFRKVDDPNVHDALVTRLMRKVMDHADEIVEVDAHLLDDAEIGIVAYGISARTSIAAVKRLRAKGVKAGLLRLKTLWPFPEREIARLGERVRAIVVPELNKGMIAGVVRGCTRARVLSITQTNGKTIDPSRVVRFAEEMS; encoded by the coding sequence ATGGCCGAGCCAAAAAGGAAAGAGCGACCCGCGGCGCAGCTGCTCCAGGGCAACGTCGCGGCGGCGGAGGCCGCCATCCGGGCGGGCTGCCGCTTCTTCGCCGGGTACCCGATCACGCCGTCGAGCGAGATCATGGTGCGCATGGCCGAGCTCCTGCGCGAGCGGGGCGGCGCGTTCATGCAGATGGAGGACGAGATCGCGTCGATCTGCGCGGTCGCCGGCGCGTCCTGGAGCGGCGCGAAGGCGATGACCGCCACCTCCGGGCCGGGGTTCAGCCTCATGCAGGAGGGGCTCGGCTACGCGTACTTCACCGAGACGCCGCTCGTGCTCATCGACGTCCAGCGCGCCGGGCCCGCGACCGGGCAGGCGACGCACGTCGCGCAGGGCGACGTCATGCAGTTCCGCTACGGCTCGCACGGCGACCTGTTCCCGATCGCGCTCGTGCCGTGGTCCGTGCAGGAGATGTACGATCTCACGATCCGCGCGTTCAACCTCGCCGAGCGGTTCCGCACGCCCGTGTTCCTCGCCGCGGACGAGGCGGTCGGCCACCTGCGCGAGAACGCGGTGCTGCACGACGACTACGAGGTCGTCGATCGCGTGCGCTTCGGCGACGGCGATCCGTTCGGCTCGGCGGATCCCGCGGGCGTCCCCGTGATGCCGGCGTTCGGCGACGGCCGCGCGCTCATGGTCACCGGCTCGACCCACGATCCGAAGGGGTTTCGGAAGGTGGACGATCCGAACGTCCACGACGCGCTCGTCACGCGGCTGATGCGCAAGGTGATGGATCACGCGGACGAGATCGTCGAGGTCGACGCGCACCTGCTCGACGACGCGGAGATCGGCATCGTCGCGTACGGCATCTCGGCGCGCACCTCGATAGCGGCGGTGAAGAGGCTGCGCGCGAAGGGCGTCAAGGCCGGGCTCCTGCGGCTGAAGACGCTCTGGCCGTTCCCCGAGCGCGAGATCGCGAGGCTCGGGGAGAGGGTGCGCGCGATCGTCGTCCCGGAGCTCAACAAGGGGATGATCGCGGGCGTCGTGCGCGGCTGCACGAGGGCGCGGGTCCTCTCGATCACGCAGACCAACGGCAAGACGATCGATCCTTCGCGGGTCGTGCGCTTCGCGGAGGAGATGTCATGA
- the corA gene encoding magnesium/cobalt transporter CorA, translating to MKKRRRNTARRMSELPRCEVVSGAAETPASPCVPEISVFAYTDDALEERKEIALDEIAAYRDHPGTVWINVNGLGAQAAIEKICLLYGVHPLIIEDILSTNQRPKFEDFDAYLSIVLKMFYLSDAGDEVITEQVSLVLGKGWVLSFQEKPQRDVFEPIRAALRARKKKLRKNGADYLAYAVIDAIVDHYYVILERLSERLEALEDEVLDSPSQSTLQQLHELRNEIIFLRRSVWPLREVLDKIGHQDDELIRPTTRVYLRDVYDHTVQVMDQIEVQRDIVTGLLEMYLSSVSYKLNEVLKRLTIITTIFMPLSVIAGIGGMSEWTMMTGGAGNWHLAYPLFCLGLAAIGVVTYVFFKLKKWA from the coding sequence ATGAAGAAGCGCCGCAGGAACACGGCCCGCAGGATGTCCGAGCTGCCGCGCTGCGAAGTGGTGTCCGGGGCGGCCGAGACGCCGGCATCGCCGTGCGTGCCCGAGATCTCGGTCTTCGCGTACACGGACGACGCGCTCGAGGAGCGGAAGGAGATCGCGCTCGACGAGATCGCCGCGTACCGCGACCACCCGGGCACGGTCTGGATCAACGTGAACGGGCTCGGCGCGCAGGCGGCGATCGAGAAGATCTGCCTCCTGTACGGCGTGCACCCCCTCATCATCGAGGACATCCTGTCGACCAACCAGCGGCCGAAGTTCGAGGACTTCGACGCGTACCTGTCGATCGTGCTCAAGATGTTCTACCTCTCGGACGCCGGCGACGAGGTGATCACCGAGCAGGTGAGCCTCGTGCTCGGCAAGGGCTGGGTGCTCTCGTTTCAGGAGAAGCCGCAGCGCGACGTCTTCGAGCCGATCCGGGCCGCGCTGCGCGCGAGGAAGAAGAAGCTGCGCAAGAACGGCGCCGACTACCTCGCGTACGCGGTCATCGACGCGATCGTCGATCACTACTACGTGATCCTGGAGCGCCTGAGCGAGCGGCTCGAGGCGCTCGAGGACGAGGTGCTCGACTCGCCGTCGCAGAGCACGCTGCAGCAGCTGCACGAGCTGCGAAACGAGATCATCTTCCTGCGGCGCTCGGTCTGGCCGCTGCGCGAGGTGCTCGACAAGATCGGCCACCAGGACGACGAGCTGATCCGGCCGACGACCCGGGTGTACCTGCGCGACGTTTACGATCACACGGTGCAGGTCATGGACCAGATCGAGGTGCAGCGCGACATCGTCACCGGCCTGCTCGAGATGTACCTGTCGAGCGTCTCGTACAAGCTGAACGAGGTGCTGAAAAGGCTCACGATCATCACGACGATCTTCATGCCGCTCTCCGTGATCGCGGGGATCGGCGGCATGTCCGAGTGGACGATGATGACCGGCGGGGCAGGGAACTGGCACCTCGCCTACCCGCTGTTCTGCCTCGGCCTCGCCGCGATCGGCGTGGTCACCTACGTGTTCTTCAAGCTGAAGAAGTGGGCGTGA
- a CDS encoding zf-TFIIB domain-containing protein encodes MKCLRCESVDLEVQTRGEGTDVVEIDLCPKCRGIWLDASELAKIDDNFFVDVEKMELLVATAAEDDRELSCPRCDGAPRLDKVHPRKFKRLVIDRCPTCRGFWLDRGELEKVRDVSDKLLVASLLSLDD; translated from the coding sequence ATGAAGTGTCTGCGGTGTGAATCGGTCGACCTCGAGGTCCAGACCCGGGGCGAAGGGACCGACGTCGTGGAGATCGATCTCTGCCCGAAGTGCCGCGGCATCTGGCTGGACGCCAGCGAGCTCGCGAAGATCGACGACAACTTCTTCGTGGACGTCGAGAAGATGGAGCTCCTCGTGGCGACGGCGGCCGAGGACGACCGCGAGCTCTCCTGCCCGCGGTGCGACGGCGCGCCGCGCCTCGACAAGGTGCACCCGCGGAAGTTCAAGCGGCTCGTCATCGACAGGTGCCCCACGTGCCGCGGGTTCTGGCTCGATCGGGGCGAGCTCGAGAAGGTGCGGGACGTCTCCGACAAGCTCCTCGTGGCCTCGCTTCTCTCTCTGGACGACTGA
- a CDS encoding response regulator codes for MARSPLFPASRELFRLARAVVDARLPAERVSDADIGRVIGLESARTSRWKHGQIAVGDAARLLALSQSTGVDIAVLSHVAAGYLSAEEAISLLANEREFVRFLGEQLLLPQDGSALSMVASDGTEARIVRHTAQHYERPFRRGTSARRAADEREDDVVVLLADDDAATIEMFGNLTGRGTGLVGVVARSLPEALVTAGQIRPRLAIIDLFLGQADGFAALRALRTHEATSATELVATSLAATPDVARAAKGSGAAALLERPLRARPLGKLLRDLRRGT; via the coding sequence GTGGCGCGATCGCCCTTGTTCCCTGCGAGCAGAGAGCTGTTCCGCCTGGCCCGGGCGGTGGTCGACGCCCGCCTCCCCGCCGAGCGGGTGAGCGACGCGGACATCGGTCGCGTCATCGGCCTCGAGAGCGCGCGGACGAGCCGCTGGAAGCACGGGCAGATCGCGGTCGGCGACGCGGCGCGGCTGCTCGCCCTCTCCCAGTCGACAGGCGTCGACATCGCCGTCCTGTCGCACGTCGCCGCGGGCTACCTCTCGGCCGAGGAGGCGATCTCCCTGCTCGCGAACGAGCGCGAGTTCGTGAGGTTCCTCGGCGAGCAGCTGCTGCTCCCGCAGGACGGGAGCGCGCTCTCCATGGTCGCCTCGGACGGGACGGAGGCGCGGATCGTGCGCCACACGGCGCAGCACTACGAGCGGCCCTTCCGGCGCGGCACCTCGGCGCGGCGCGCCGCCGACGAGCGGGAGGACGACGTCGTCGTGCTGCTCGCGGACGACGACGCGGCGACGATCGAGATGTTCGGCAACCTGACCGGGCGCGGCACCGGCCTCGTCGGCGTGGTCGCGCGGTCGCTCCCCGAGGCGCTCGTCACGGCCGGCCAGATCCGGCCGCGGCTCGCGATCATCGATCTGTTCCTCGGGCAGGCCGACGGCTTCGCGGCGCTCAGGGCGCTGCGCACCCACGAGGCGACGAGCGCCACGGAGCTCGTGGCGACGAGCCTCGCGGCGACGCCCGACGTCGCGCGGGCGGCCAAGGGGAGCGGCGCTGCGGCCCTGCTCGAGCGCCCGCTGCGCGCGCGGCCCTTGGGCAAGCTCCTGCGCGACCTGCGCCGCGGGACCTGA
- a CDS encoding tryptophan--tRNA ligase: MTAERVFSGIQPTGEIHLGNYLGAVKKWVELTADHDAIYCIVDDHAITVEYDPARLPELTFGAVRTAMACGLEPSRCTIFVQSHVPEHAELTWLFNTVTPLGSLFRMTQFKDKARNALKRALSKKEGGARRSALFALRQSGEAAAAMAEELGREIAALDPDAAEDDDGGAARVNERMGALLQHLQVGVGVAEASTALLDYPVLQAADILLYKAALVPVGEDQEQHLELAREVAERFNRRFKEVFPLVRRVRGEAPRILGLDGRQKMSKSLGNHIGVLDPPNVVAAKLKPAYTDPQRVRRSDPGRPELCNIFSLHGFFTGSIEREEIAAGCRAAWIGCADCKKALAVGIDRALAPIRERAAALEARPMAVLDALDSGAARARGIAAATMEEVRAAMGIGRAALARFAK, encoded by the coding sequence ATGACGGCGGAGCGGGTCTTCAGCGGCATCCAGCCGACAGGCGAGATCCACCTCGGCAACTACCTCGGCGCCGTGAAGAAGTGGGTCGAGCTGACCGCGGATCACGACGCGATCTACTGCATCGTGGACGATCACGCCATCACGGTCGAGTACGACCCGGCGCGGCTCCCGGAGCTGACGTTCGGCGCGGTGCGGACCGCGATGGCGTGCGGGCTCGAGCCTTCGAGGTGCACGATCTTCGTGCAGTCGCACGTGCCCGAGCACGCGGAGCTGACGTGGCTCTTCAACACCGTCACGCCCCTGGGCTCGCTCTTCCGGATGACCCAGTTCAAGGACAAGGCGCGCAACGCCCTGAAGCGCGCGCTCTCGAAGAAGGAGGGCGGCGCGCGCCGGTCGGCGCTCTTCGCGCTCAGGCAGTCGGGCGAGGCCGCGGCGGCGATGGCCGAGGAGCTCGGGCGGGAGATCGCGGCGCTCGATCCCGACGCCGCGGAGGACGACGACGGGGGCGCGGCGCGTGTCAACGAGCGCATGGGCGCCCTCCTGCAGCACCTCCAGGTCGGCGTCGGCGTGGCGGAGGCGTCCACCGCGCTGCTCGACTACCCGGTGCTGCAGGCCGCCGACATCCTGCTCTACAAGGCGGCGCTGGTGCCGGTCGGGGAGGACCAGGAGCAGCACCTCGAGCTCGCGCGCGAGGTGGCCGAGCGGTTCAATAGGCGGTTCAAGGAGGTGTTCCCGCTCGTCCGGCGCGTGCGCGGCGAGGCGCCGCGGATCCTCGGGCTCGACGGCCGGCAGAAGATGTCGAAGAGCCTCGGGAACCACATCGGCGTGCTCGATCCGCCGAACGTCGTCGCGGCGAAGCTGAAGCCGGCGTACACGGATCCGCAGCGCGTGCGGCGATCCGATCCGGGGAGGCCCGAGCTGTGCAACATCTTCTCCCTGCACGGGTTCTTCACAGGCAGCATCGAGCGGGAGGAGATCGCCGCGGGGTGCCGCGCGGCGTGGATAGGCTGCGCCGACTGCAAGAAGGCGCTGGCCGTGGGAATAGACAGGGCGCTCGCGCCGATCCGGGAGCGCGCGGCGGCGCTCGAGGCGCGACCGATGGCCGTGCTCGACGCGCTCGACTCGGGCGCGGCGCGGGCGCGGGGGATCGCCGCGGCGACGATGGAGGAGGTCCGGGCCGCCATGGGCATCGGGAGGGCGGCGCTCGCCCGGTTTGCCAAATAG
- a CDS encoding SUMF1/EgtB/PvdO family nonheme iron enzyme: MGVIVIPLPLLAAIALAAPLKVALLPNVPLVEATAEEAAWLDGKLVRELAARAVLVPREDVLAAMAARGVADPAACDDACLVELGRALGADRVVRQTLSMQKKVQSKGTVWQWVVHQVDVASARPHGHFERMCMCARSVWDVVARQHAERLLAFDPEARLELAKAVPAQPTAGPVEAPGMVYVPEGEFVMGGEWGEWDEEPRHVVRLDAFYIDAYEVTNEEYQRCIDARRCDPQAHRGDRSVMGPRQPVVAVGWDDAVRYCKWAGKRLPTEAEWEKAARGTDERRFPWGDEWRREWVNLHGLEDGFAATAPVGSFPSNVSPYGAYDMAGNAWEWVSDFHDKHYYRTSPRENPKGPKAGERRVMRGGSWLYDVPFFAVATNRSPGRPKVHKISVGFRCAMDAPAP, encoded by the coding sequence GTGGGCGTGATCGTGATCCCGTTGCCCCTCCTCGCGGCCATCGCCCTCGCCGCGCCGCTCAAGGTGGCGCTCCTGCCGAACGTCCCGCTCGTGGAGGCGACCGCCGAGGAGGCCGCGTGGCTCGACGGGAAGCTCGTCCGGGAGCTCGCGGCGCGCGCCGTCCTCGTGCCGCGGGAGGACGTGCTCGCGGCCATGGCCGCGCGGGGCGTCGCGGATCCGGCGGCGTGCGACGACGCGTGCCTCGTCGAGCTGGGGCGCGCGCTCGGCGCGGACCGGGTCGTGCGGCAGACGCTCTCGATGCAGAAGAAGGTCCAGTCCAAAGGCACGGTCTGGCAGTGGGTCGTGCACCAGGTCGACGTCGCCTCGGCGCGCCCGCACGGCCACTTCGAGCGGATGTGCATGTGCGCGCGGTCCGTGTGGGACGTCGTCGCGCGGCAGCACGCCGAACGCCTCCTCGCGTTCGATCCCGAAGCGCGGCTCGAGCTCGCAAAGGCCGTCCCCGCGCAGCCGACGGCCGGACCCGTCGAGGCGCCGGGCATGGTGTACGTCCCCGAGGGCGAGTTCGTCATGGGCGGCGAGTGGGGCGAGTGGGACGAGGAGCCGCGGCACGTCGTGCGCTTGGACGCCTTCTACATCGACGCGTACGAGGTCACGAACGAGGAGTACCAGCGCTGCATCGACGCGCGGCGGTGCGATCCGCAGGCGCACAGGGGCGATCGCTCGGTCATGGGCCCGCGCCAGCCGGTGGTCGCCGTGGGCTGGGACGACGCGGTCCGGTACTGCAAGTGGGCGGGCAAGCGGCTGCCCACCGAGGCCGAGTGGGAGAAGGCGGCGCGCGGCACGGACGAGCGGCGCTTCCCGTGGGGGGACGAGTGGCGCCGCGAGTGGGTGAACCTGCACGGCCTGGAGGACGGCTTCGCGGCCACGGCTCCGGTCGGCTCGTTCCCGTCGAACGTGAGCCCCTACGGCGCTTACGACATGGCGGGAAACGCCTGGGAGTGGGTGTCGGACTTCCACGACAAGCACTACTATAGGACGAGCCCGCGCGAGAACCCCAAGGGCCCGAAGGCGGGCGAAAGGCGGGTCATGCGCGGGGGCTCGTGGCTGTACGACGTCCCGTTCTTCGCCGTGGCGACGAACAGGAGCCCCGGCCGGCCGAAGGTCCACAAGATCTCCGTGGGCTTCCGCTGCGCGATGGACGCGCCGGCGCCGTAG
- a CDS encoding TIGR04551 family protein → MSVRQGVIVLALVAAAALVALSAAAQKGAGAKPKPVPAAQPPVEDEEAAPDEEAVDAGFDEEDEGEAEPLDLKAPRAGDEIELDMGALGEMDPEKDLKKGGVLADDGAAAQPVQDWTERALEILELHGYFRVRPELYHKFYMRNDEALFPRTMETQRNAGTDPDYYLGEDCRDDNGGRRNCNQETLAGANMRLRVEPTLNISEEVWIKTQLDFLDNVMLGSSPSSYRNWDATSAATVDTYTVQGYNMGPPETRDMIIVRRAWGEVLTPIGQLRFGRMADHWGLGMLHNAGNGIDQDFGDSVDRLMFAVKINDWLLAPAFDFPNEGPSMNSAAGRPFDVSQMDDAYQLTAIVAYKHDEEEQRALIKRGDVVINTGLHFQYRSQVLSFDYIDDGDPTDETTIADFHFFRRDMWNITPDFWFQLLYDTFHLEVEAALIYGEIGNPDRELSNFDDANTLTLVQWGAVLQADYGLLSDQLRIGLEVGFASGDPDVEGLTPPTTYDQANSPGSSKYTSFSFNPAFSNDFILYHHVLGSVSGSYYFRPWLSYDFLRSAMGKKLGIRFDVIYSRAVFADSTISNSSANLGVELNGQVMYVSADNFHAGLKYGVLFPLGGFKGTYDPDGEEGEAAPFNDQDLTIPQTLQVLLGISF, encoded by the coding sequence TTGAGCGTTCGCCAAGGAGTCATCGTGCTCGCGCTCGTCGCCGCCGCAGCGCTCGTCGCGCTGTCCGCGGCGGCCCAGAAGGGCGCGGGTGCAAAACCCAAGCCGGTCCCGGCGGCCCAGCCCCCGGTCGAGGACGAGGAGGCCGCGCCAGACGAGGAGGCGGTCGACGCCGGGTTCGACGAGGAGGACGAGGGGGAGGCCGAGCCGCTCGATCTCAAGGCGCCCCGCGCGGGGGACGAGATCGAGCTCGACATGGGCGCGCTCGGCGAGATGGACCCCGAGAAGGACCTGAAGAAGGGCGGGGTGCTGGCGGACGACGGCGCGGCCGCCCAGCCGGTCCAGGACTGGACCGAGCGCGCGCTCGAGATCCTCGAGCTCCACGGCTACTTCCGCGTCCGCCCGGAGCTGTACCACAAGTTCTACATGCGAAACGACGAGGCGCTGTTCCCGCGCACCATGGAGACGCAGAGGAACGCGGGCACCGATCCGGACTACTACCTCGGCGAGGACTGCCGCGACGACAACGGCGGCCGCCGCAACTGCAACCAGGAGACGCTCGCGGGCGCGAACATGCGGCTGCGGGTCGAGCCGACGCTCAACATCTCCGAGGAGGTCTGGATCAAGACCCAGCTCGACTTCCTGGACAACGTGATGCTCGGCTCGTCGCCGTCGTCCTACAGGAACTGGGACGCGACCAGCGCGGCGACCGTCGATACGTACACCGTCCAGGGGTACAACATGGGCCCGCCCGAGACCCGGGACATGATCATCGTGCGCCGGGCGTGGGGCGAGGTGCTCACGCCGATAGGCCAGCTCCGGTTCGGCCGCATGGCCGATCACTGGGGCCTCGGCATGCTCCACAACGCGGGCAACGGTATCGATCAGGACTTCGGAGACAGCGTCGACCGCCTCATGTTCGCCGTGAAGATCAACGACTGGCTGCTGGCGCCGGCGTTCGACTTCCCGAACGAGGGGCCGTCCATGAACTCGGCCGCCGGAAGGCCGTTCGACGTCTCGCAGATGGACGACGCGTACCAGCTCACGGCGATCGTGGCGTACAAGCACGACGAGGAGGAGCAGCGCGCGCTCATCAAGCGCGGCGACGTGGTGATCAACACCGGGCTCCACTTCCAGTACCGCTCGCAGGTCCTCTCGTTCGACTACATCGACGACGGCGATCCGACCGACGAGACGACGATCGCCGACTTCCACTTCTTCCGCCGCGACATGTGGAACATCACGCCGGACTTCTGGTTCCAGCTCCTGTACGACACGTTCCACCTCGAGGTCGAGGCGGCGCTCATCTACGGGGAGATCGGCAACCCGGACCGCGAGCTGAGCAACTTCGACGACGCGAACACGCTGACGCTCGTGCAGTGGGGCGCCGTGCTCCAGGCCGACTACGGGCTGCTCTCGGATCAGCTCCGCATCGGCCTCGAGGTCGGCTTCGCCTCCGGCGATCCGGACGTCGAGGGGCTCACGCCGCCGACGACGTACGACCAGGCCAACTCCCCGGGCTCGAGCAAGTACACGTCGTTCTCCTTCAACCCGGCGTTTTCGAACGACTTCATCCTGTACCACCACGTCCTCGGATCGGTGTCCGGGAGCTACTACTTCCGGCCGTGGCTGAGCTACGACTTCCTGCGCAGCGCGATGGGAAAGAAGCTCGGCATCCGGTTCGACGTCATCTACAGCCGGGCCGTGTTCGCGGATTCGACGATCAGCAACTCGTCGGCGAACCTCGGCGTGGAGCTGAACGGGCAGGTGATGTACGTCTCCGCGGACAACTTCCACGCCGGGCTCAAGTACGGCGTGCTGTTCCCGCTCGGCGGGTTCAAGGGGACGTACGACCCGGACGGCGAGGAGGGCGAGGCCGCGCCGTTCAACGATCAGGATCTGACGATCCCGCAGACGCTGCAGGTGCTCCTGGGCATCTCGTTCTGA